In the Bacteroidota bacterium genome, one interval contains:
- a CDS encoding cupin domain-containing protein → MENSPVEKAKAYQLSAAVEYVDKSIVSKQVIKSPAGNITLFAFDKDEGLSEHSAPFDAFVQVIDGSAEIIIGGVKNLLQTGEFIIIPANTPHEVKAVKKFKMMLAMIKA, encoded by the coding sequence ATGGAAAATAGTCCGGTCGAAAAAGCAAAAGCATATCAGTTGAGTGCTGCAGTTGAATATGTGGATAAAAGTATTGTCAGCAAGCAGGTTATCAAATCCCCGGCAGGGAACATTACTTTATTTGCTTTTGATAAAGACGAAGGCCTGAGCGAGCACAGTGCCCCCTTTGACGCTTTTGTGCAGGTAATTGACGGTAGTGCAGAAATAATAATTGGAGGAGTAAAAAATCTGTTGCAAACCGGGGAATTCATCATCATTCCGGCCAACACCCCTCATGAGGTGAAAGCCGTGAAAAAGTTCAAGATGATGCTTGCAATGATTAAAGCTTAG